A window of the Microbacterium sp. LWH13-1.2 genome harbors these coding sequences:
- a CDS encoding LacI family DNA-binding transcriptional regulator — translation MAMVASRAGVSGQTVSRVVNDSPRVDPVTRERVEKAMVELGYRPHRAARALRTGRSQTIGLVVTTLATVGNSRMLQATAEAAAERGYALTLVTAGENVADAFERLAEQEVDGAIVLNEASALVPAAQRPAGLRLVVVDAPGAADLAVVHSDHVGGAAAATAHLLSLGHESVHHLAGPADSFAAAERERGWRETLLAAGVEPPMVVRGDWSAEAGFAAGEALAAASAVFCANDQMALGLLRALAEAGRRVPEHVGVIGFDDVPDAANYRPPLTTIRQDFTALAHRAVDLLVAEIEGTPGAEASAVVPTLLVERSSTR, via the coding sequence ATGGCGATGGTCGCCTCCCGCGCCGGGGTCTCAGGCCAGACGGTCTCGCGCGTCGTCAACGACAGCCCCCGCGTCGACCCCGTCACCCGCGAGCGCGTCGAGAAGGCCATGGTCGAGCTCGGGTACCGGCCGCATCGCGCGGCGCGCGCGCTGCGCACCGGGCGCTCGCAGACCATCGGTCTGGTGGTCACCACCCTTGCGACGGTCGGCAACTCACGCATGCTGCAGGCAACGGCCGAGGCGGCCGCCGAGCGTGGCTACGCTCTCACCCTCGTGACAGCGGGCGAGAACGTCGCCGACGCGTTCGAGCGCCTCGCCGAGCAGGAGGTCGACGGCGCGATCGTGCTGAACGAGGCCTCAGCCCTGGTGCCGGCGGCCCAGCGACCGGCCGGACTGCGGCTCGTGGTCGTCGACGCCCCAGGGGCGGCCGACCTCGCCGTGGTGCACAGCGACCATGTCGGCGGCGCCGCCGCAGCGACCGCGCACCTGCTGAGCCTCGGACACGAGAGCGTGCACCATCTCGCGGGCCCCGCCGATTCGTTCGCCGCGGCCGAGCGTGAGCGCGGGTGGCGTGAGACCCTTCTCGCCGCGGGCGTCGAACCGCCGATGGTCGTCCGTGGTGACTGGTCGGCCGAGGCCGGGTTCGCCGCGGGCGAGGCGCTGGCTGCTGCATCCGCCGTCTTCTGCGCCAACGACCAGATGGCGTTGGGGCTGCTGCGCGCGCTCGCCGAGGCGGGGCGCCGGGTTCCCGAGCACGTCGGCGTGATCGGTTTCGACGACGTGCCGGATGCTGCCAACTACCGCCCGCCGCTCACCACGATCCGTCAGGATTTCACCGCTCTCGCGCACCGCGCCGTCGATCTGCTCGTCGCCGAGATCGAGGGCACGCCGGGAGCCGAAGCATCCGCTGTGGTGCCGACGCTCCTGGTCGAACGCTCCAGCACCCGCTGA
- a CDS encoding dihydrodipicolinate synthase family protein produces MTTLRLLDAAGAVTDAELREGGGYSRPTSPLQSRVAYAAAHVVPKVHADNTPGQPADIDWDSTLAFRRNVYSWGLGVADAMDTAQRNMGLDAAATRELIARSAEVAREEAGSVVVGVNTDHVAESHISLDQVIDAYKEQLHFTEEQGAGPVLMASRHLARVADNADDYRRVYREVLASATVPVVLHWLGTAFDPELAGYFGADDWQTASAVLLDVIAENPDKVAGVKMSLLNAESEISVREHLPQGVRMFTGDDFNYVGLIGGDTVGQGDGHSDALLGAFAAITPVASAAIQALDAGDPAHYLEILGPTEELSRQVFAAPTFYYKTGVAFLAWLNGHQPAFQMVGGLHSARSLPHLSRIVELANASLALENPELARERWHGMLRLNGVDSGRVYA; encoded by the coding sequence ATGACCACTCTCCGACTTCTCGACGCCGCGGGTGCGGTGACGGATGCCGAGCTGCGCGAGGGCGGCGGATACTCCCGCCCGACCTCGCCGCTGCAGAGTCGCGTCGCCTACGCCGCCGCCCACGTCGTGCCGAAGGTGCACGCCGACAACACTCCGGGGCAGCCCGCCGACATCGACTGGGACTCGACGCTCGCGTTCCGCCGCAATGTGTACTCGTGGGGTCTCGGCGTCGCCGACGCCATGGACACCGCGCAGCGCAACATGGGCTTGGATGCCGCGGCGACGCGTGAGCTCATCGCCCGCAGTGCCGAGGTCGCCCGCGAAGAGGCCGGCTCGGTGGTGGTCGGCGTCAACACCGATCACGTCGCCGAGTCGCACATCTCGCTCGACCAGGTGATCGACGCCTACAAGGAGCAGCTGCACTTCACCGAGGAGCAGGGCGCAGGTCCTGTGCTCATGGCCTCGCGCCATCTGGCCCGCGTCGCCGACAACGCCGACGACTACCGTCGCGTGTACCGCGAGGTGCTCGCATCGGCCACGGTGCCGGTCGTGCTGCACTGGCTCGGCACGGCCTTCGACCCCGAGCTCGCCGGCTACTTCGGCGCGGACGACTGGCAGACGGCATCCGCTGTGCTGCTCGACGTGATCGCCGAGAACCCCGACAAGGTCGCCGGCGTGAAGATGAGCCTCTTGAACGCCGAGTCCGAGATCTCGGTGCGCGAGCATCTGCCACAGGGTGTGCGCATGTTCACCGGCGACGACTTCAACTACGTCGGCCTGATCGGCGGAGACACCGTGGGCCAGGGCGATGGCCACTCCGACGCGCTGCTCGGCGCGTTCGCGGCGATCACCCCGGTCGCGTCTGCGGCGATCCAGGCGCTGGATGCCGGGGACCCCGCGCACTACCTCGAGATCCTCGGCCCGACCGAAGAGCTCAGCCGTCAGGTGTTCGCGGCTCCGACGTTCTACTACAAGACGGGCGTCGCCTTCCTCGCGTGGCTCAACGGGCACCAGCCCGCGTTCCAGATGGTCGGCGGGCTGCACTCGGCGCGGAGCCTTCCGCACCTCAGCCGCATCGTCGAGCTGGCGAACGCCTCGCTCGCTCTCGAGAACCCCGAGCTCGCGCGCGAGCGCTGGCACGGGATGCTGCGCCTGAACGGCGTCGATTCAGGGAGGGTGTACGCATGA
- a CDS encoding sugar phosphate isomerase/epimerase family protein: MTVDPRLSINQATVKHADLATALRVTADAGIQAIGLWREPVNEVGLDVAARMLTDSGLRFTTHCRGGFFTLPEGPERVAALDDNRRAIEETATLAAAGDEGSTAVLVLVAGGIPAGSRDLIGARERVRDAIGVLAADAKAAGVQLAIEPLHPMYASDRAVVSTLGQALDIAADFDADVVGAAVDTFHIWWDPQVLEQIARAGREGRIATYQVCDWKTPLAADVLLSRHYTGDGVIDFASLTRAVIETGYDRDIEVEIFNADIWADAPENVVRRTAETFGAAVSPHLR, translated from the coding sequence ATGACCGTCGACCCTCGCCTGTCGATCAACCAGGCAACGGTCAAGCACGCCGATCTCGCGACCGCGCTGCGGGTCACGGCGGATGCCGGAATCCAGGCCATCGGTCTGTGGCGCGAGCCGGTGAACGAGGTCGGCCTCGACGTCGCGGCACGCATGCTCACGGACTCGGGTCTGCGGTTCACGACGCACTGCCGTGGCGGCTTCTTCACCCTCCCCGAGGGGCCGGAGCGCGTCGCCGCACTCGACGACAACCGCCGCGCGATCGAGGAGACCGCGACCCTCGCAGCCGCGGGCGACGAGGGATCCACGGCTGTGCTCGTACTCGTCGCAGGCGGTATCCCCGCCGGTTCGCGCGACCTGATCGGCGCGCGTGAGCGGGTGCGCGACGCGATCGGCGTGCTCGCGGCCGATGCGAAGGCCGCGGGCGTGCAGCTCGCGATCGAGCCCCTGCATCCGATGTACGCCTCCGACCGCGCCGTCGTCTCGACCCTCGGCCAGGCGCTCGACATCGCGGCCGACTTCGACGCCGATGTGGTGGGCGCCGCGGTCGACACCTTCCACATCTGGTGGGATCCGCAGGTGCTCGAGCAGATCGCCCGCGCCGGCCGAGAGGGCCGCATCGCGACCTATCAGGTGTGCGACTGGAAGACCCCGCTCGCCGCCGACGTGCTGCTGTCGCGGCACTACACGGGCGACGGCGTGATCGACTTCGCCTCGCTCACGCGCGCCGTGATCGAGACGGGCTACGACCGCGACATCGAGGTCGAGATCTTCAACGCCGACATCTGGGCGGATGCTCCCGAGAACGTCGTGCGGCGCACGGCCGAGACCTTCGGGGCCGCGGTCTCGCCGCACCTGCGCTGA
- a CDS encoding LacI family DNA-binding transcriptional regulator — protein MNQPESPSRVRQPRHARGAAPTLHDVAREAGVSLATASRVLNGSERKVAESFREKVEQAAAELGYTANVSAQATARGTSPVIALLVADIADPYFGLIAAGVARGADEQGLVVTIAITERDPAREARIVRALRGQRPQGLILAASRTKEPTDSDTVRELAEYARFGGRVVTFGAGSAENRHVEIDNRAGAEDLGRRMAALGYRSAVAIAAAEGVLTSDERLAGFRAGFESGGGAIDRVLRGDFRRESGVQAMSAALADGVEPGTLVFGMSDVVAIGAMSAIRDAGREIGTDIAVCGFDDVPSSSDVTPALTTVRVPLSEVGYQAFRATVDADWEQATLPLEVAVRASTPGIEPDIER, from the coding sequence ATGAACCAGCCGGAAAGCCCTTCCCGCGTGCGTCAGCCGCGTCACGCGCGAGGCGCCGCCCCGACCCTGCACGACGTCGCCCGTGAGGCCGGTGTCTCGCTCGCCACGGCATCCCGCGTCCTCAACGGATCCGAGCGCAAGGTCGCCGAGTCCTTCCGCGAGAAGGTCGAGCAGGCGGCAGCCGAACTGGGGTACACGGCCAACGTGTCGGCGCAGGCGACGGCCCGCGGCACCTCTCCCGTGATCGCGCTGCTGGTCGCCGACATCGCCGACCCGTACTTCGGTCTGATAGCCGCCGGTGTCGCTCGCGGAGCCGACGAGCAGGGACTCGTCGTCACGATCGCGATCACCGAGCGCGATCCGGCCCGAGAGGCGCGCATCGTGCGCGCTCTCAGAGGACAGCGGCCACAGGGTCTCATTCTCGCCGCCTCCCGTACGAAGGAGCCGACCGACTCCGACACCGTGCGCGAACTGGCCGAGTACGCCCGCTTCGGCGGACGCGTCGTGACATTCGGTGCGGGCAGCGCCGAGAACCGGCACGTCGAGATCGACAACCGAGCCGGGGCCGAGGATCTCGGTCGGCGCATGGCGGCGCTCGGCTACCGCTCGGCCGTCGCGATCGCTGCGGCCGAGGGCGTGCTGACCTCCGATGAGCGCCTCGCCGGGTTCCGCGCCGGCTTCGAGTCCGGCGGCGGCGCGATCGACCGTGTGCTCCGCGGCGACTTCCGCCGCGAATCGGGCGTGCAGGCCATGAGCGCCGCACTCGCCGACGGGGTCGAGCCGGGGACTCTCGTGTTCGGGATGAGCGACGTCGTCGCGATCGGCGCCATGTCGGCGATCCGTGATGCAGGGCGCGAGATCGGCACCGACATCGCGGTGTGCGGCTTCGACGATGTCCCCTCGTCGAGCGACGTGACCCCGGCGCTCACGACCGTGCGCGTGCCGCTGAGCGAGGTCGGCTACCAGGCCTTCCGCGCGACGGTCGACGCCGACTGGGAGCAGGCGACACTGCCGCTCGAGGTGGCCGTGCGGGCGAGCACCCCTGGCATCGAACCTGACATCGAACGATGA
- the galT gene encoding galactose-1-phosphate uridylyltransferase yields MRTETLSAGITKRATTLADGRELIYFDDPDTTLGEERAVDSRTLDPRGETATMRLDVLTGDWITVAANRQNRVMMPSADADPLAPQSPTNPSEVPSLYDVAVFENRSPAFGPALAEATGIAPEASNPPRGLDDLSALGLGRTRTSVGRCEVVCFSPEHTGSFGTQSVTRARTVIEAWADRTAALSKLPGIEQIFPFENRGEAIGVTLPHPHGQIYAYPYVTPRTTRVLESIDRTAPELFQHILESEQASERVVFRGEHWTAFVPFAARWPLEVHLMPHRHVPDFAETTDAERDELAPLYLRLLRGVDALYDTPTPYIAAWHQAPVNVGRDSVRLHLQLTSPRRAADKLKFLAGSEAAMWAWAAEVAPEQGAARIREAIAKADAAHAQSADAAHATPTHSTDTADEASA; encoded by the coding sequence ATGCGCACCGAGACTCTCTCCGCCGGAATCACGAAGCGCGCGACCACGCTCGCCGACGGCCGCGAGCTGATCTACTTCGACGACCCCGACACGACGCTCGGCGAAGAGCGCGCGGTCGACTCCCGCACCCTCGACCCCCGGGGTGAGACCGCCACGATGCGTCTCGACGTGCTCACCGGTGACTGGATCACGGTCGCCGCGAACCGCCAGAACCGCGTCATGATGCCCAGCGCCGACGCCGACCCGCTGGCCCCGCAGTCGCCGACCAACCCGTCGGAGGTCCCCTCTCTCTACGACGTCGCGGTGTTCGAGAACCGCTCCCCCGCCTTCGGCCCCGCCCTGGCCGAGGCGACCGGCATCGCCCCCGAGGCGAGCAACCCTCCCCGCGGGCTCGACGACCTCTCAGCCCTCGGCCTCGGGCGCACCCGCACGTCGGTCGGCCGCTGCGAGGTCGTGTGCTTCAGCCCCGAGCACACCGGATCCTTCGGCACCCAGTCGGTCACCCGCGCCCGCACGGTCATCGAGGCCTGGGCCGACCGCACAGCCGCCCTCTCGAAGCTCCCCGGCATCGAGCAGATCTTCCCGTTCGAGAACCGCGGCGAGGCCATCGGGGTCACGCTCCCCCACCCGCACGGACAGATCTACGCCTACCCTTACGTGACGCCGCGTACCACCCGCGTGCTCGAGTCGATCGATCGCACGGCGCCCGAGCTCTTCCAGCACATCCTCGAGTCCGAGCAGGCATCCGAGCGCGTCGTGTTCCGCGGCGAGCACTGGACCGCGTTCGTGCCCTTCGCCGCCCGCTGGCCGCTGGAGGTGCACCTCATGCCGCACCGCCACGTGCCCGACTTCGCCGAGACGACGGATGCCGAGCGAGACGAGCTCGCCCCTCTCTACCTGCGCCTGCTGCGCGGCGTCGACGCGCTCTACGACACCCCGACCCCTTACATCGCCGCCTGGCACCAGGCCCCGGTCAACGTCGGTCGTGACAGTGTGCGCCTGCACCTGCAGCTGACGAGCCCGCGCCGTGCCGCCGACAAGCTCAAGTTCCTCGCCGGCTCCGAGGCCGCGATGTGGGCCTGGGCCGCCGAGGTCGCCCCCGAGCAGGGCGCCGCCCGCATCCGCGAAGCCATCGCGAAGGCCGACGCCGCACACGCCCAGAGCGCCGACGCGGCACACGCCACACCGACACACAGCACCGACACCGCAGACGAGGCATCCGCATGA
- a CDS encoding sugar phosphate isomerase/epimerase — translation MTKIRPGLCSVTFRSLEPEEVIGLAAEAELEVIEWGADVHVPVGDIERAAQVATETADAGLSSCSYGSYFRAGADEELTPVLDSAEALGVDRVRVWAGPLGSSEASAEHWADIVARLRDAAAEAEERGIGLALEFHSGTLADTAPTTLRLLADVNSPALSTYWQPTVAATVDAVLGEYRDLAAHTTAAHVFSWWPVQERLPLRARDALWTRFFAEALASSRPPRDALLEFVPGDDPALLRGEAAALRSYLSI, via the coding sequence ATGACGAAGATCCGCCCAGGGCTCTGCTCGGTGACCTTCCGTTCGCTCGAGCCCGAAGAGGTCATCGGGCTCGCGGCAGAAGCCGAGCTCGAGGTCATCGAGTGGGGTGCCGACGTGCATGTGCCGGTCGGCGATATCGAGCGTGCCGCGCAGGTGGCCACCGAGACGGCGGATGCCGGTCTGTCGTCGTGCTCGTACGGGTCGTACTTCCGGGCAGGGGCCGATGAAGAGCTCACGCCCGTCCTCGACAGCGCCGAGGCGCTCGGCGTCGACCGGGTGCGCGTCTGGGCGGGGCCCCTCGGCTCGTCGGAGGCGTCGGCCGAGCACTGGGCCGACATCGTCGCCCGTCTGCGCGATGCGGCGGCCGAGGCGGAGGAGCGGGGCATCGGCCTGGCCCTCGAGTTCCACTCGGGCACGCTCGCCGACACGGCGCCGACCACGCTGCGACTGCTCGCCGACGTGAACAGCCCGGCACTCAGCACCTACTGGCAGCCGACGGTCGCCGCGACCGTCGACGCCGTGCTCGGCGAGTATCGCGACCTCGCCGCGCACACCACCGCCGCGCACGTCTTCTCCTGGTGGCCCGTGCAGGAGCGCCTGCCGCTGCGGGCGAGGGATGCGCTGTGGACGCGTTTCTTCGCCGAGGCGCTGGCATCCTCTCGGCCGCCCCGGGATGCACTGCTCGAGTTCGTCCCCGGTGACGACCCGGCGCTGCTGCGGGGCGAGGCCGCGGCTCTGCGCTCGTACCTGTCGATCTGA
- a CDS encoding glycerate kinase, which translates to MTRVVLAPDSFKGTITAADAAASLAEGWASVDPTATFVHRPMADGGEGTVAAFEAAVPGARRVPVVVDGPAGARIETSWLLLPPVADAPGGTAVVDLASTSGIELLDELRPWDADTTGFGQAIAAALDHGVSRLVVGIGSSASTDGGTGMLSALGARFLDVAGDPVARGARGLADIASVDLTGLRPAPEVRVLTDVTNPLVGARGAAAVFGPQKGLAGDDITRVDAALARLAGLLALDAALAGTGAAGGTGGALVAWGATLAPGAAEVAELIGLAGAIADADIVITGEGSYDGQSGDGKVPSFIAGLAASAGATALLAAGRITPDSDASLFAASASLTHIAGSSDAALAEPARWLREAGAVLARSV; encoded by the coding sequence ATGACCCGGGTGGTCCTCGCCCCCGACAGCTTCAAGGGCACGATTACTGCGGCGGATGCAGCGGCATCCCTGGCTGAGGGCTGGGCGTCGGTCGATCCGACCGCGACGTTCGTGCACCGTCCGATGGCTGACGGAGGGGAAGGCACCGTCGCGGCGTTCGAGGCCGCGGTGCCCGGCGCTCGCCGTGTTCCGGTGGTCGTCGACGGCCCTGCAGGCGCCCGCATCGAGACGAGCTGGCTGCTGCTTCCTCCTGTTGCCGATGCCCCCGGCGGTACCGCCGTCGTGGATCTGGCCTCGACCTCGGGCATCGAGCTGCTCGACGAGCTGCGCCCGTGGGACGCCGACACCACCGGCTTCGGCCAGGCCATCGCCGCAGCCCTCGACCACGGCGTCTCGCGACTGGTCGTCGGCATCGGGTCGAGCGCGTCGACCGACGGCGGCACCGGGATGCTGTCGGCGCTCGGCGCCCGCTTCCTCGACGTCGCGGGCGACCCGGTCGCGCGCGGTGCCCGAGGCCTCGCCGACATCGCCTCGGTCGACCTGACCGGTCTGCGCCCTGCCCCGGAGGTGCGGGTGCTCACCGACGTGACCAACCCGCTCGTCGGCGCCCGCGGTGCGGCTGCGGTGTTCGGCCCGCAGAAAGGCCTCGCCGGCGACGACATCACGCGGGTGGATGCCGCGCTCGCGCGCCTCGCCGGCCTGCTCGCACTCGACGCCGCTCTCGCCGGCACCGGCGCCGCCGGGGGCACCGGCGGGGCGCTGGTCGCCTGGGGGGCGACGCTCGCCCCGGGAGCGGCCGAAGTCGCAGAGCTCATCGGACTCGCGGGGGCGATCGCCGACGCCGACATCGTCATCACGGGCGAGGGCTCGTACGACGGACAGTCCGGCGACGGCAAGGTTCCCTCGTTCATCGCGGGCCTCGCCGCGTCAGCGGGGGCGACGGCTCTGCTCGCCGCCGGACGCATCACGCCCGACTCCGACGCGTCGCTGTTCGCGGCATCCGCCTCGCTGACCCACATCGCGGGGTCGTCGGATGCCGCGCTCGCCGAACCCGCCCGCTGGCTGCGCGAGGCGGGGGCGGTGCTCGCGCGGTCGGTCTGA
- the galK gene encoding galactokinase gives MTTTDDAATALFTELTGHAPAGVWSAPGRVNLIGEHTDYNDGFVLPFAIPHRTVAAVGPRDDRRIRVASTFADEPVEVAIDELAELFPTPTGQAPAVPEWAAYPLGVAWALRQAEGASDAVITGAGLDIAIASDVPVGAGLSSSAAIEGATASALNELWEAGLDRTALARVGRRAENEAVGAPTGIMDQMASMLGEPDSAIFLDCRSLEAVLVPVGIAEAGLAILVMDTRVKHAHSTGGYGERRAACERGAAIMGVPSLRDVSVSDLQRAEELMDDVTFRRVRHVVTENQRVLDTVRVLREEGARAIGDLLVASHASMRDDFEISVPELDTAVEAALAAGAIGARMTGGGFGGAAIALIEQDAVQQVTDAVNAAFAASAFTSPVIFTVTPSAGAHRDV, from the coding sequence ATGACCACCACCGACGACGCCGCGACCGCCCTCTTCACCGAGCTCACCGGCCATGCCCCCGCCGGAGTCTGGTCGGCTCCCGGCCGCGTGAACCTCATCGGCGAGCACACCGACTACAACGACGGATTCGTGCTCCCGTTCGCGATCCCGCACCGCACGGTCGCGGCCGTCGGCCCCCGTGACGACCGCCGCATCCGCGTCGCCTCGACCTTCGCCGACGAGCCGGTCGAGGTCGCCATCGACGAGCTCGCCGAGCTCTTCCCCACGCCCACCGGTCAAGCGCCGGCTGTGCCCGAGTGGGCCGCCTATCCGCTCGGCGTCGCGTGGGCGCTGCGCCAGGCCGAGGGCGCCTCCGACGCGGTCATCACCGGCGCAGGCCTCGACATCGCGATCGCCTCCGACGTGCCCGTCGGCGCGGGGCTCTCATCGTCCGCCGCGATCGAGGGAGCCACGGCATCCGCTCTCAACGAGCTGTGGGAGGCCGGCCTCGACCGCACCGCCCTCGCCCGGGTCGGTCGTCGTGCCGAGAACGAGGCCGTCGGCGCCCCGACCGGCATCATGGACCAGATGGCCTCGATGCTCGGCGAACCCGACTCGGCGATCTTCCTCGACTGCCGCTCTCTCGAAGCCGTGCTCGTGCCCGTCGGCATCGCCGAGGCGGGGCTCGCGATCCTCGTGATGGACACCCGCGTCAAGCACGCGCACTCCACCGGCGGATACGGCGAGCGCCGCGCCGCCTGCGAGCGGGGTGCCGCGATCATGGGCGTGCCGAGCCTGCGCGACGTGTCGGTCAGCGATCTGCAGCGCGCCGAGGAACTCATGGACGACGTGACCTTCCGTCGCGTGCGCCACGTCGTCACCGAGAACCAGCGCGTGCTCGACACCGTGCGCGTGCTGCGTGAGGAGGGAGCCCGCGCGATCGGCGACCTGCTGGTCGCCTCGCATGCCTCCATGCGCGACGACTTCGAGATCTCGGTGCCCGAGCTCGACACCGCGGTCGAGGCTGCTCTCGCCGCCGGGGCGATCGGTGCCCGCATGACCGGCGGCGGTTTCGGCGGCGCCGCCATCGCGCTGATCGAGCAGGATGCCGTGCAGCAGGTGACGGATGCCGTGAACGCGGCGTTCGCGGCATCCGCCTTCACGTCTCCGGTGATCTTCACCGTCACCCCCTCGGCCGGCGCGCACCGCGACGTCTGA
- a CDS encoding Gfo/Idh/MocA family oxidoreductase has product MSQATTREIGIIMNGVSGRMGYRQHLVRSILAIRDAGGIELPDGSRITVKPLLVGRNEAKLAELAAKHGIEDYTTDLDAALADPKWEIYADFLVTKARASALRKAIAAGKAIYTEKPTAESFDEALELARLAEEAGVKTGVVHDKLYLPGLQKLKRLIDSGFFGRILSVRGEFGYWVFEGDWQPAQRPSWNYRTEDGGGIIVDMFPHWNYVLENLFGEVTSVYAQAAVHIADRWDENGEHYTATAEDAAYGIFEIEGGIVAEINSSWTVRVNRDELVEFQVDGTHGSAVVGLFGAKIQPRNATPKPVWNPDLEDSHDYDIDWQQVPTNDVFINGFRQQWEEYLVSFVEGTKYPFDLLSGARGVQFAEAGLTSSAEGRKVALEPLTLD; this is encoded by the coding sequence ATGTCACAGGCGACAACCCGCGAGATCGGGATCATCATGAACGGCGTCTCCGGGCGCATGGGCTACCGCCAGCACCTCGTGCGCTCGATCCTCGCGATCCGCGACGCGGGCGGCATCGAGCTGCCCGACGGATCCCGCATCACGGTGAAGCCCCTGCTGGTCGGACGCAACGAGGCCAAGCTCGCCGAGCTCGCCGCGAAGCACGGCATCGAGGACTACACGACCGATCTCGACGCGGCGCTCGCCGACCCGAAATGGGAGATCTACGCCGACTTCCTCGTGACCAAGGCCCGCGCGTCGGCCCTTCGTAAGGCGATCGCGGCAGGAAAGGCGATCTACACCGAGAAGCCGACCGCCGAGTCGTTCGACGAGGCCCTCGAACTCGCGCGCCTCGCCGAAGAGGCCGGCGTCAAGACCGGCGTCGTGCACGACAAGCTCTACCTGCCGGGCCTGCAGAAGCTCAAGCGCCTCATCGACTCGGGCTTCTTCGGCCGCATCCTGTCGGTGCGCGGCGAGTTCGGATACTGGGTGTTCGAGGGCGATTGGCAGCCGGCGCAGCGCCCGAGCTGGAACTACCGCACCGAAGACGGCGGCGGCATCATCGTCGACATGTTCCCGCATTGGAACTACGTGCTCGAGAACCTGTTCGGCGAGGTCACGAGCGTCTACGCGCAGGCTGCCGTGCACATCGCCGACCGCTGGGACGAGAACGGCGAGCACTACACCGCCACCGCCGAGGATGCCGCGTACGGCATCTTCGAGATCGAGGGCGGCATCGTCGCCGAGATCAACTCCAGCTGGACCGTGCGCGTCAACCGCGACGAGCTCGTGGAGTTCCAGGTCGACGGCACCCACGGGTCGGCCGTCGTCGGACTCTTCGGCGCCAAGATCCAGCCGCGCAACGCGACGCCGAAGCCGGTGTGGAACCCGGACCTCGAGGACAGCCACGACTACGACATCGACTGGCAGCAGGTGCCCACCAATGATGTCTTCATCAACGGCTTCCGCCAGCAGTGGGAGGAGTACCTGGTCTCGTTCGTCGAGGGCACGAAGTATCCCTTCGACCTGCTCTCGGGTGCCCGCGGTGTGCAGTTCGCCGAGGCGGGCCTGACCTCCAGCGCCGAAGGCCGCAAGGTCGCTCTCGAACCGCTGACGCTGGACTGA
- the galE gene encoding UDP-glucose 4-epimerase GalE has translation MSWIVTGGAGYIGSHVVRALADAGLTPVILDDLSSGVASFVPEGVPFVQGSILDRELIEKTLRDHDAEGVIHVAGFKYAGVSVQRPLHTYAQNVEGTRVILEAMAAAGVGNIVFSSSAAVFGTPDVALVVEDTAKKPASPYGESKLIGEWLLRDQAIATADSATPLRHTSLRYFNVVGSADPTVYDVSPHNLFPIVFEALIAGKTPRINGDDYDTEDGTNVRDYVHVGDIAAAHVAAAKRLAAGESIEAAYNLGSGDGLSVKQIMDAVARVTGIDFTPEIGPRRAGDPDRIVATGELAARDLDWKMRYTVDEMVRTGWEARQSAS, from the coding sequence ATGTCCTGGATCGTGACCGGCGGCGCCGGATACATCGGCTCGCACGTCGTACGCGCACTGGCGGATGCGGGGCTCACACCCGTCATCCTCGACGACCTCTCGAGCGGCGTCGCGTCGTTCGTGCCCGAGGGCGTGCCGTTCGTGCAGGGATCGATCCTCGACCGCGAGCTCATCGAAAAGACGCTCCGCGACCACGACGCCGAGGGAGTCATCCACGTCGCCGGGTTCAAGTACGCCGGTGTCTCTGTGCAGCGCCCGCTGCACACCTACGCGCAGAACGTCGAAGGCACTCGCGTGATCCTCGAGGCCATGGCGGCCGCGGGCGTCGGCAACATCGTGTTCTCCTCCTCGGCCGCCGTCTTCGGCACCCCTGATGTCGCCCTCGTGGTCGAGGACACCGCCAAGAAGCCCGCGAGCCCGTACGGCGAATCCAAGCTCATCGGCGAATGGCTGCTGCGCGACCAGGCGATCGCGACCGCCGATTCGGCGACTCCGCTGCGCCACACATCGCTGCGCTACTTCAACGTGGTCGGATCCGCCGACCCGACCGTCTACGACGTCAGCCCGCACAACCTCTTCCCGATCGTCTTCGAGGCGCTGATCGCCGGCAAGACCCCGCGCATCAACGGCGACGACTACGACACCGAAGACGGCACGAACGTGCGCGACTACGTGCACGTCGGCGACATCGCCGCCGCCCACGTGGCTGCCGCGAAGCGCCTCGCAGCCGGCGAATCGATCGAAGCGGCCTACAACCTCGGCTCCGGCGACGGGCTCAGCGTGAAGCAGATCATGGATGCCGTGGCACGCGTCACCGGCATCGATTTCACCCCCGAGATCGGTCCCCGCCGCGCCGGCGACCCCGACCGCATCGTCGCCACCGGCGAGCTCGCCGCCCGCGACCTCGACTGGAAGATGCGGTACACGGTCGACGAGATGGTGCGGACGGGCTGGGAGGCGCGTCAGTCCGCCTCCTGA